The genome window GGTGATGTCGATGTGGCTGCTCGCGCAGGCACTGCGGGTGCTGCCGGCCGGCACAGGCTACGCGGTCTGGACCGGGATCGGCGCGGTGGGCACCGCGATTCTCGGCATCGCGCTGCTGGGGGAATCGCGCAGCGCGCTGCGGTTGCTCTGCATCGCGATGATCGTCGGCGGGATTCTCGGTCTCAAGCTGGTGAGTGATCGGCCCTAGGGGCGGCGGGGCAGGGTTCCCGGTTGCCGGACCCCCCCACCGCGGGCTATAATCCCGCCCTGTCCGGCCAGGTAGCTCAGTTGGTAGAGCACGTGACTGAAAATCACGGTGTCGGGGGTTCAATTCCCTCTCTGGCCACTGGGGCCTCCCAACGTTGGGAGGCCCCGCTCGTTTCCGGTAACGTGTGACTGAAAATCAACGGTGACGGGGGTGGAGCTGCGGCG of Gemmatimonadota bacterium contains these proteins:
- the sugE gene encoding quaternary ammonium compound efflux SMR transporter SugE gives rise to the protein MLTESRAWAYVVVAGFLEVGWAIGLKYSEGFSKPLPSALTIVGMVMSMWLLAQALRVLPAGTGYAVWTGIGAVGTAILGIALLGESRSALRLLCIAMIVGGILGLKLVSDRP